A genome region from Hymenobacter tibetensis includes the following:
- a CDS encoding glutamate synthase subunit beta, which yields MGHVTGFKQFDRELPAKVAPQDRITNYKEFVGLYPPEQLNHQAARCMDCGVPFCHSGCPLGNIIPEFNDAVYRQDWEEAYRVLISTNNFPEFTGRICPAPCESACVLGINRPPVAIEEIEKHIIETAFQKGLVRPSAPLLKSGKSVAVVGSGPAGLAAAAQLNKAGHSVTVFERDDKPGGLLRYGIPDFKLEKWVVERRISLLEEEGIQFRCNTEIGKDMPADALLNGFDAVVLTGGSTIPRDLPLPGRELPGIHFAMDFLKQQNKRVSSLPVEQEPIVVTGQDVIVIGGGDTGSDCVGTSNRQGAASVTQFELLAQPPKERTAHMPWPNYPMVLKTTSSHEEGCQRYWGVNTKEFLSDENGNLRALRISDVTWETDVLGRPMKFQEIEGSEREVPCQRIFLAMGFLHPQANGMLQQFGVALDGRGNVQATEKTYQTSVARVFAAGDMRRGQSLVVWAISEGREAARQVDKFLMGKTVLPTKDAEPMFA from the coding sequence GTGGCCCCGCAGGATCGTATTACAAACTATAAAGAGTTTGTCGGGCTGTATCCGCCCGAGCAGCTCAACCACCAGGCCGCCCGATGTATGGACTGTGGGGTACCCTTTTGTCATTCGGGCTGTCCGCTGGGCAACATCATTCCGGAGTTCAACGACGCGGTATATCGGCAAGATTGGGAGGAAGCCTACCGCGTTCTGATTTCCACCAACAACTTCCCGGAATTCACTGGCCGCATTTGTCCGGCACCCTGCGAATCAGCTTGCGTGTTGGGCATCAACCGGCCACCAGTGGCCATCGAGGAGATTGAGAAGCACATCATTGAAACTGCTTTTCAAAAAGGACTCGTCCGGCCTTCGGCACCGCTATTGAAGTCAGGTAAATCGGTGGCGGTGGTAGGCTCCGGGCCGGCAGGTTTGGCGGCAGCGGCGCAGCTCAACAAGGCCGGTCACAGCGTAACGGTGTTTGAGCGCGACGACAAGCCCGGTGGCTTGCTGCGCTACGGCATCCCCGATTTCAAGCTAGAGAAGTGGGTGGTAGAGCGGCGCATCAGCTTGCTGGAGGAAGAAGGCATCCAGTTCCGCTGCAACACCGAGATAGGCAAAGACATGCCCGCCGACGCCCTGCTTAATGGGTTTGATGCGGTGGTGCTAACGGGTGGCTCCACTATCCCGCGCGACTTGCCGCTGCCTGGCCGCGAGCTGCCCGGCATTCACTTTGCCATGGATTTCCTGAAGCAGCAAAACAAACGAGTGAGTTCGTTGCCCGTAGAGCAGGAGCCCATTGTGGTAACCGGCCAGGATGTTATTGTGATTGGCGGCGGCGACACCGGTTCCGACTGCGTAGGTACCTCCAACCGCCAGGGCGCGGCTTCCGTTACGCAGTTCGAGCTGCTGGCGCAACCTCCCAAAGAGCGCACTGCTCACATGCCGTGGCCGAACTATCCGATGGTACTGAAAACCACTTCCTCGCACGAAGAAGGATGCCAGCGGTACTGGGGCGTTAATACCAAAGAGTTTTTGAGCGACGAAAACGGCAACTTGCGGGCCTTGCGCATTTCTGATGTGACCTGGGAAACGGATGTCTTGGGCCGGCCTATGAAGTTCCAGGAAATCGAGGGTTCGGAGCGGGAAGTACCTTGCCAGCGTATTTTCCTGGCTATGGGGTTCCTGCATCCGCAAGCCAACGGCATGCTGCAGCAGTTTGGAGTGGCGCTTGATGGCCGCGGCAACGTGCAGGCCACTGAAAAAACGTACCAGACCAGCGTGGCGCGGGTTTTTGCCGCCGGAGATATGCGGCGCGGACAGTCGTTGGTGGTGTGGGCCATTTCGGAAGGCCGGGAAGCTGCCCGGCAAGTCGACAAGTTCCTGATGGGCAAAACCGTACTCCCAACCAAGGACGCGGAGCCGATGTTCGCGTAG